In Lolium rigidum isolate FL_2022 chromosome 3, APGP_CSIRO_Lrig_0.1, whole genome shotgun sequence, the genomic window GCAAATGTATAATAAATTTTAGAGCCGGCATTCTTTATAAATTTCCCAAATGAAGGGCAGAAGATTACAAACGTCCATCTTAAGATGTAATAACCAGCATAATAGGAAGATGAATCGTCCCAGATTCTCATCAGTCCCAGCCACATCGATTTCCAAGGAAAAAAAGGTTCAGATCCAGCATCGTGTATTATCATCAGATCTAATGAATGAGCACAGCAAAACTGCAGGGCCACAAGCCTACCACCCAACATCCTACAAGAGTTGAATCAAATGCACTCAAGCTAGTATTGCAGGTTCAGTTTGCTGAACTGAAGATCTTTCATCTACTCGTTTTGTTTGTCCACAAGCTCATTCCAGAAATCAAGTGCACTCAAGCTAATATTGCAGGTTCAGTTTGCTGAACTGCAGGATCTTTCATCTACTCGCTTTGTTTATCCCAAAGCTCATTCCAGAAATCAAGTGCACTCAAGCTAATATTGCAGGTTCAACTTGCTGAGCTGCAGGAGATCTTTCATCTGCTCAGCTTTGTTTGTCCACGAGCTCATTCCAGAAACGTCGAAAATGAACGCTTCACTTCTCCAGGTCTATGCTCGGCTCTGGGTCATAGTGAGGCAGCTTCTCCAGGTCTAGGCTCGGTTCTGGGTCAGAGCAAGGCCGCTTCTCCAGGTCTAGGCTCGATTCTGGGTCTGGGCGAGGCCGCTTCTCCAGGTCTTGGTTTGATTCTGGGTCCAAACAAAGCCGCTTGGGCTCTCGGTCGCCTAGGTGCAGCGACATGGCGAGCTCTTCCTCCGATGGATTATTCAAATTGGCGATGCTCCTTGGAGCATCTTGGTCACGGCACACCGGAAAGATGCCAACAAAGTTTGAGATGAACTGATGCTCTTCCATATCAGACGGCCTATTGGATGCATCCTCCCCTTCAGTTGTAGAGCTTATCATGTCATGACGAGGCAGCTGCTGAATTTTGATCCCCAAAGGCTCAAAGATTTCTTCCCCCTTCTCTTCCGAGGTGGCTTCTGGTGCGGTGACACCCACCATGGAGGACTCCCCAACAGCGGATATAACTGCAGCAACAAAAGCATTCCTTTGCTCCTGCACAGCATCTTTTTATCGTACATAAATTATGTCAGTCTTCTACCATGGAGCAAAAGTACCTTAATACTGCAAGGATGAAAAAGCCAATAACATTATACTGCCCTCAATAACGCCTTCTTTCTAATGAGTAGTTACATTTCTTAAGAGCACTTGATCGTGATTTTGCAGAAAAATCTATTTCCAGAATACCTGGATAACACTGAAATATGAAGAAGTACTGACCTTTGAGTGATTCGTtggttatgataagatcaagttcTAGACGATCAAGAAGACGACCAAGATCAACTCCGGTAGTCCAATTTTCAGGACCATGGTCACTTGTAAGTTTCATCCTCCCACGGTTTGATGTGCCACCCCATATTATCCCAATAGGACGTGGCTTCTCCTCACATTGGCTGGTCAGGATAATTAGGCTTCCACTATCACCTTCCAAGTCAAAGGTTTGGCGGTTCTCACCAACAACGAGGAGGTCAGTGAAGAAGCATATTCCTTTCTCATCATTGTACTCAAGGGCATATGCCAATACAGTCCCAGTTGTGTGACCAGAGCTTCTGCCAACTTTGCAAACTTGCTTCCCTATGAGGCTATTGATAGGACACTGCAGATCTATAACCTTAACATCCCCAATCTCACCGACCTCCCTAACTATAGTCGTGACTGTGGAAATGTCAAAGTCATCAGCAAATGGAATGAATGCGCCATCAGCTCGTACAAATGTCTCTGCAGGTCCGCAGAGGGGTAGCATATATGTTTGGGGATTAGAAAAGCACATGCATCATAGAGAACACAAAATAAAAGGAATAATGTAATTTGTTTACATATATAAAAATAAGTATTATATGTAACTTAAACAGATATTATTTTATTCCTTACTCTAAAGTgcaagttggttttaatctgacaaACAAAACTGGTACGACCAGAAAGAAAATATCCTGCTTCTTAAACTTCCTTTTATTTTTGTGCAACGCACTAATGTATGATGTACTGTATCTTACTATCTTGCTTTTTGGTGCATTTCAGACGCTTCTTTTCATATAGACAAAACATGAACTAAGCATTTCTCTATAACCATATATACTGCAGTTAAATGCTGCAAAAAGTACACGAATTTGAATTCTTATATCAATCAGATAAGTTGTAATGGCTCTACCTGGGTTTGTTCCAGCATAAATTCCATACCAAAAATCATCTGTGATGAAAGATGTTGCCCTTTCGACAGCTCCAAGATAAACACCAGGCCCACGATCGGGTGGCAATGGGTGAAACATCTTCTGGTTAGGATAATCCAAGTCAACTGCAACATGTCGGTTGGTGAGGAAACCAACCTGCTTGTTGCTGGTGCGCCGTTTCACAATTGCACTCAAAGTTCCAAATGTATCCTGGCTTGCAACCTGAAACAGCATATGGAGAACTGTGAGAAGGAACTTTCAGAGTACACAGTTCAGTTATGTTTTGAAAAGAACTGCCATGCGAAATTGTATGTGTGTCACAAATATAGGTGATTGGTGATGGCTACATTTGTGTGGGCTCCCAAATTGCCAAGCTTCGCATGCCAATTTACATGATGTAATTGTTAAATGACATGACACTCTCAGGCTCGCGGGGAAAATTACTTCGGATCGCTGATCATCAAAGGGATTAACTTATGTAACATCCAGTTGAATGAAGAACACTGGCAGGATTTCTAGTAGCTGTTTTAACCTGGCATCATACATAACAGTGTGAGCAGCATGCTTTTTGAGTCGATGTATAGTCGCCGAGTCGTTTTCCAAAAATCACGGCAACTCGTGACAATACAGCGACTTCCGTCGACTATACAGTGAGTCGTAGCATTGGCGACTCAATTTTGAGTCACTACTCAAAAACCATGGCGAGCAGACAAAGTACCTATGGGTCCTTGTCATAACATTATGAGCGTTGTGCAATTTTATTCGCTTTCTAATAGTAGTAAATCCTAAGAATCCTGACAAAATTTAAACGGACCACTTATACAGGATAAACAGAAGAATTGTTAGTGCATGTTTTCACCCATTTCAATTTATAGACATGGTAGCATCCTCTGCTTAAAGAACGTGATATTTGGGAAATCACACCAATAAAAAAGCGAGTATAGATGTATGTACCTGAGAACCTGAACCAATATATTCATCACTGCCACACAGCTTATTAACAAGCTCACTGAACATCTGTTCTTTAGGTGTTTGAGCCGGTGCACCATAGTATGAAAATTCTACGACATCAACATCACACCAAACACCTCCTGGTCCCTGTAATGATCCAACTAAGTGAAAGGTATTTAGTCCATGAAAAAATCACTTCTTGCTATGAAAAGAAGCTTGCTGAATAATCTAATACAGAAACAAAACATTGTTTTCCTACCGTAAGAATTGCAGGAAGGCATTGGTTCGGATTAAGCCACTTTTTGTGAACCTTTCGCTCAACAAAGACAATAATGGCAGGGATATTTGTCAGATCCCCTTTCTTTATGCGGAAGCCCACTGCCGTTCCGAGGCTGAACCGCCGCAATATCTTGCTGTGGAAAGCTCTTATAgtcatcaagtcaagcaggcTATTTGCTTGCTGGCCCTTGGGCAATTGTCTAGGGAGCACCGGCAGTAACCCTTTCTGTAGGTTTCCGAAGTAGTTTGCCCGTCCCTCGGACGCACAATGCTGTAGGTTCGATGCCGGCCATAAAAAGTATGCCGCGCTGTTTTCTGTGTGTACACAACCAGAAGCAATTGGTTGCATCGAAGGAGAACAAGGAAAGGTCTCCTGATGATGGCAATACCCCTCCACGCCAAGGGACGACTCTTCCAATTGCATCAAACCTGAGAGCTGCACACTGTCATCTGAAGGCTTCATTGTGCCGAGCAGCTGGCAGACGTAATGGACAGGAGAAGCTATGGACCTAAATATGAGAGCAAACAAGAAAACATTATCTTTCAAGGCTAATAATACCCTGCGGTAAAGATGTCAAAAGACACCAGAAAGTCAGCAATCTTGCAAATGtgtttgcactccatggatttattACTCCGGATGGGAAATGATATTACCTGATTTGGTTCTTCTTGAAAATTTGCAGAACCTATAACCCGAGAATATTAGGCTACTTCACCACCAGTCGTTTATTCTCTTGTTTGTGTATATCTTGGCTGCTAACTACAGTCACACATTGCTGAATCCGTGTAGTATGCATCCAGGTCTCGCGTCGCTCGCCGGGTGCCCATGCAGAAGGAGGGGGGAGGGACTGGGGGGTGTTACCGGAGCCCGAGTACAGGGACGGCGGGAAGCGGCTTCGCCAGTGAGATGCCAAGAACGACAGACGGGATCCAAAGCTGGTGGAGAACGAACCCGCCCCTCGCTCGCCGGATCTGGAGAGGAACTATATAACAGAGAGAAATCGCTCGGGAAAAGTACCTATGGTTTGTGATTCGAAGAAGAATGTTCGGGACTTCGGGTTCGTTTGGTTGCGTGACAAAGCTGGCCGTGCGAGAAAGTCGGCACGCTCCTGACCCTTCTTGTGTGTTTGGTTGGACACTCGGTTAGACCATGTCCATGGgaccatctccagccgtctccccgttcGGAGAGCCCGGGCCGTTCCCGGGTTCCCGAGGCTCGGTCGGGGACTCAGAACGTAACAAAAGCGTGCGAAACATCGAGCGGGTCCGTGTTGTCGACGATAGAACTGGTAGTTTCCTCCATTAATTTCGTTTTTCCTCCAAAATGCGTCGCATAGAGCCATTTTTCCCGCGAAATTTCGGAGGAGCGACCGCCATTCTAccccacagttgcagctcctcttattcccttccaccaccatgccgctgaTTGCGCACCGAAGTCGAGAAAGCCGCGGGTGCCAAAACAGAGACCGCCGAGCCTGACAAACACGCAGTGGGCGGCGGATGTGGAGCGGCGGCGGAACGAAActcgcggcagggcggagagggagaagaagtgcaacgcgaagagggtggcggcggcagcggacgaacaggcgaggctgatctccatcaacttcggccagccgcgcgtcggccaattccccgggccatggccgactgatgacccacaattatagggggtgtatcgtagtactttcgataaataagagtgtcaaacccaacgaggagcagaaggtgttgacaagcagtttcgatgaaggattcactataaatgctcacgtgacaagttttcagggggttttgatatagcagataaataaaatacaagtaagtaaaatgcgggaataataattgcagcaagtggcccaatcctttttagcacaaaggacaagccggtttgtttacttatgaggaccaaacgttcctgaggacacacgggattttagtctagtgctttcgctccataatcttcattgttttgataagtgttgtgtgggtgaacctatgctaatgcaccgccctttctaggactaatacatacttgtgattaaaccccttgcaagcatccgccaatacaagaaagtaattaagataaatctaaccacagccttaaactctgagatcctgctatccctcatgcatcgatataccaacgggggttcgagttctcgtcactccggcaactccacaattagcaaacgaatacaagatgcattcccctaggcccataaaggtgaagtatcatgtagttgacgttcacatgacaccactagaagaataacaccacaacttaaatatcaaatcattaaatattactcaacatagttcactactaacatttagacttcacccatgtcctcaagaactaaacgaactactcacaagacatcatatggaacatgatcagaggtgatatggtgatgaataacaatctgaacataaaccttggttcaatggtttcactcaatagcatcaataacaaggagtaatcaacaccgggagagtttcccctatgaaataatcaagattcaaccctagatgttacagcggagacgaggtgcagcggtggagatgacggtgtcgggtggtggagatgatgatgatcccaatgaagtccagctcgatgacggtgacgatggcgacgatttccccctccgggagggaatttccccggcagatttcagcctgccggagagctcttttctctctggtgtttttccgccccgcagaggcggctgtgactatcctcgatgttctcccgcaccttagggtttctcggagatgaagtacgcgcaagggcgatggccgaggggggtcgtggggcctctccccacgtggcggcgcgctaggcctggtggccgcgccggcctatggggagggcccatggcggccctcctcggcctccccttttggctggctccgtcatctgggaaaataggagcttcggtataatttccgtcaattgttgatcttcagaaatattgcatcctgccggtgctttttccagcagaattctgactccggtgaataattttccaataatcatgaaacatgcaaaataggtgaaataacataagtatcatctctaaatatgaaatatatcaatgaataacagtaaattatgatataaaatagtgatgcaaaatggacgtataaactcccccaagcttagacctcgcttgtccccaagcgagactgaactcgataaacaagaccacatgtttatggagtgaagagtcgataaataaaatacggacaagaagcatcacatttattaattcacacaagacattctagtaaacaacttcctcatataactcaacttgagacaagtaaagggaaatcacaaatagtgcataggaaatcataattggtgatggcaaacttcgttcttggtcaaagataaATTAACATATTGTACTTATCTTTTGAGCAgggcctttatattagagcttatatggcagatcttacatgctcaatcataacaatctcctcataatcattgataaccttcaaagtcatattcattcagataaaatttgtactaaacaaggaagaataaaagacatgattaaatagatcacaatataaatggttggatcacaacaactcaattgcttgcttgagatagagggaaataggtttactgactcaacataaagtaaaagataggcccttcgcagagggaagcggggattaaatcatgtgctagagctttttaagttttgaaatcatatagagagcataaaaataaagttttgagaggtgtttgttgttgtcaacgaatggtagtgggcactctaacacccttgccaaacagactttcaaagagcggctcccatgaaggacgttatctctaccagcaaggtagatcatccctcttctcttttgtttacacatgtactttagtcttatttatggatgacactcctcccaacctttgctttcacatgccatggctaaccgaatcctcgggtgccttccaacatttcacataccatggaggagtgtctatttgcaaaattaagttgcttactgatgaatcagggcaaaacatgtgaagagagttattaatgaaagttaattcattggggctgggaaccccgttgccagctctttttgcaaaattattggataagcggatgtgccactaatccattggtgaaagtctgcccaacaagattgaaagataaaacaccacatatttcctcatgagctataaaacattggcacaaataaggagtaataaagttttgaattgtttaagggtagcacatgaagtatttacttggaatggcagagaaataccacatagtaggtagttatggtggacacaaatggcatgggtttggtttaaggttttggatgcacgagaagcattccctctcagtacaggtctttggctagcaaagttggttagcaagcataagggttgagggaaaacaaacaaatatacatgtgatagaaacaatcatgcatcttccttgtaagcacaaacaattttaacttcagaatactaaactcattagctaacaagaaagaaagataatgaaataatatatctacatgtatttccctcttttttacttaaacctcaaagtattgttgttgttgaccaatgctaagtttgccaaaaccagatagatttacttgatgctcccaaagtgataccaatactaacaacaagatcaatcatataacagaattgcaaactaaaataaggtgtgcaaaacgtaaatgataaaacttctcattaatattccataacgataactcacaccaagggatacatggataaccaactaaaagagagatacttccacactgcaaaccatcttatatgataacttccctactcatgatatgacactacttgatagtaaaaaggtaaaagatagtgatgatgtgataccgcggcactccccccaagcttggaacaaaacaAGGGGGCGCcattaccaatgatgaattactccttcggcggtggtggtgaattcttcccgtcatcagacttccaaggaagaggctctccatcaacaaacgacatcttgatctcaggaatcctgaaactggcagcatagcttatgtgtttaaacctgttttcatactcacagctttGATTCCGAACATCATAAAGTtgcgcttggagtttgttggtagtgttgtgaagcgagaggatatcgtcccacagctttgcagtctccttcttgtgttcatcaataagttcagacacaattttgtggaagatgtccacttcacgttcagccatcttcttgtaggtgaagacctcttgttctagtttctccatcctgtcctccaaacttagttctcctttaggaccccggacatcttcaatctgcaactctccatctacgagcagcaattccttgggatgcatcttcagctcgttcatgtacgggttgacgacgttctcAAAGAAACTGtcattcggagttcccgacgaagacatggtggttcTAGATCTGAAAGCagtatctggcagaaaacagctcgaaacaaaacacgacgagaaaacgatatacggacctcggggggtccgggggattatatagcaaaaactttcatgacagaaggaaagtactgctggcgtgtagttgacacacgtttgttgggaaccccaagaggaaggtgtgatgcgtacagcagcaagttttccctcagtaagaaaccaaggttatcgaacaagtaggagtcaaggaacacgtgaaggttgttggtgacggagtgtagtgtggcgcaacaccagggattccggcgccaacgtggaacctgcacaacacaatcacaatactttgccccaacttaacagtgaggttgtcaatctcaccggcttgctgtaaacaaaggattaaacgtacggtgtggaaaatgatgtttgtttgcgaagaaaagtaaagaacagagtttgcagtagattgtatttcagatgtaaaagaatggaccggggtccacagttcactagtggtgtctctccgataagaaatagcatgttgggtgaacgaattatagttgggaaattgacaaatagagagagcataacaatgcacatacatatcacgatgactactatgagatttaatcagggcattacgacaaagtacatagaccgctatccagcatgcatctatgcctaaaaagtccaccttcagagttagcatccgcatcccttccgtattaagttgcaaacaacgagacaattgcattaagtatggtgcgtaatgtaatcaacacaaatatccttagacaaagcattgatgttttatccctagtggcaacaagcacatccacaaccttagaactttcgtcactcgtcctgcattcaatggaggcatgaacccactatcgagcataaatactccctcttggagttacgagatatcaacttggccgagcctctactagcaacggagagcatgcaagaacataaacaacacatatatgatagattgataatcaacttgacatagtattccatattcatcggatcccaacaaacacaacatgtagcattacaaatagatgatcttgatcatgataggcagctcacaagatctaacatgataccacaagaggagaagacaaccatctagctactgctatggacccatagtccaggggtgaactactcacacatcaatccggaggcgatcatggtgatgaagagtcctccgggagatgattcccctctccggcagggtgccggaggcgatctcctgaatcccccgagatgggattggcggcggcggcatcacagtaaattttctcgtatcgtggctctcggtacaggggttttcgcgatgaaggctataagtaggcggaagggcagagtcggggggttgacgaggggcccacaccatagggcggagcgggccccacccaggccgtgcggccctgtggtgtcggcgcctcgtcgccccacttcgtaaccccttcggtcttctggaagctccgtggaaaaataagaccctgggcgttgatttcgtccaattccgagaatatttcctttgtaggatttctgaaaccaaaaatagcgagaaaacaagcaatcggctcttcggcatctcgtcaataggttagtgccggaaaatgcataataatgacataatgtgtgtataaaacatgtgagtatcatcataaaagtagcatgaaacataagaaattatagatacgtttgagacgtatcaagcaccaggtcgaaccagagtgggagagggactccgaggagccgtccccatatggcggcgcggccagggtggggcccgcgccaccacgtggggacacgccctcgtgcatctctcctccgctccgattcgatctcgtaatttttcatattttctaaaaatagcaaaaacattgttcggaaagttaaacgcggactttttattaccaaaactgttacctattcgaagtcgaactctgcagaactatcaatttgatctttgatgaaagtttccggagtcaccactcgaataacatcaacatattcattataagaatctccataaatataatgctcgagtctttgtccattcaccacttgtgtggcatcacctttcagagaaccaatttttattgcccctgaacgatacacctccacaatgacatatgatccttcccattttgagagtaatttcccNNNNNNNNNNNNNNNNNNNNNNNNNNNNNNNNNNNNNNNNNNNNNNNNNNNNNNNNNNNNNNNNNNNNNNNNNNNNNNNNNNNNNNNNNNNNNNNNNNNNtagacttcccccgataatacggctttactcatggtgtactttggacaatccttcatagatcgtagagccatcatcactaatggatggggatttaaaggccatcccaacctacggcagtgcctccaacaccccgctggctctaccaatccgttggcgtgcagaagggaaaagatacgactggcttccccagagccattatagatctcatggtcaacgcggtttgtacggtgctagaatcactggacggcattggtaattaatcctagggtgatataacccattgcaatggaacctccaccatatcaacacataccatggttccattgcccaccacatagtcatattcataattgtaaaataatactttgcttttcaatgcatgagtgataagtatagtactttgcatatagtttgataaaaataatcaaatgacatgagcaagcgatgaacttgcctttcttgaccgcaagattatgcgggcaaaagcttcgatacgtgagaactccaaattctgaaataccatcattgtccggtaattaaggacaatgtttaaagaactggcaaagatgctataatgcatagtatgagatgcaatcgtcccgagcgtaacctaacctcgatgatttaggatgtatgagttgtaaagatttccttagggttggttgcacttttagaatggttctcaaacaaggttcttattagggtttggttatattataagcaccataatcaagtgatataagacatcataacaatcatacacataaagaataatggtggaataataggtaaagaacagttgttaattttaagttctacagaatatggttgatgattacttatactatacttcaaaagaataacttttgaagaacatgttgtttaagtgataataagtatttcaaagaaagattagggcttctaaggtttgattgacatttgtacttcaaaagaataacttttgaagaacaggttaaataagaatatgaactactatacataggagctatgtaactctagggttgACTATTGGTTTCATttaatttcactaataggaactagttggttcttaacttggaatggatttctatatagcaagtattggtagatttattgctatggtttctcctaTACATCatttcaaaggatggttattaagatggttccataggtttgctattagggtttactatggcttcacatttgctttactaaatacTCTCTAATGGTTCCTaaactaagtggcttatcatttcctaagtagggtttagcggAATAGGAGCAggtgttgtgaattgctacacaagattggtac contains:
- the LOC124703385 gene encoding protein NARROW LEAF 1-like isoform X1, producing the protein MKPSDDSVQLSGLMQLEESSLGVEGYCHHQETFPCSPSMQPIASGCVHTENSAAYFLWPASNLQHCASEGRANYFGNLQKGLLPVLPRQLPKGQQANSLLDLMTIRAFHSKILRRFSLGTAVGFRIKKGDLTNIPAIIVFVERKVHKKWLNPNQCLPAILTGPGGVWCDVDVVEFSYYGAPAQTPKEQMFSELVNKLCGSDEYIGSGSQVASQDTFGTLSAIVKRRTSNKQVGFLTNRHVAVDLDYPNQKMFHPLPPDRGPGVYLGAVERATSFITDDFWYGIYAGTNPETFVRADGAFIPFADDFDISTVTTIVREVGEIGDVKVIDLQCPINSLIGKQVCKVGRSSGHTTGTVLAYALEYNDEKGICFFTDLLVVGENRQTFDLEGDSGSLIILTSQCEEKPRPIGIIWGGTSNRGRMKLTSDHGPENWTTGVDLGRLLDRLELDLIITNESLKDAVQEQRNAFVAAVISAVGESSMVGVTAPEATSEEKGEEIFEPLGIKIQQLPRHDMISSTTEGEDASNRPSDMEEHQFISNFVGIFPVCRDQDAPRSIANLNNPSEEELAMSLHLGDREPKRLCLDPESNQDLEKRPRPDPESSLDLEKRPCSDPEPSLDLEKLPHYDPEPSIDLEK
- the LOC124703385 gene encoding protein NARROW LEAF 1-like isoform X2 is translated as MPSCNSYVGSLQGPGGVWCDVDVVEFSYYGAPAQTPKEQMFSELVNKLCGSDEYIGSGSQVASQDTFGTLSAIVKRRTSNKQVGFLTNRHVAVDLDYPNQKMFHPLPPDRGPGVYLGAVERATSFITDDFWYGIYAGTNPETFVRADGAFIPFADDFDISTVTTIVREVGEIGDVKVIDLQCPINSLIGKQVCKVGRSSGHTTGTVLAYALEYNDEKGICFFTDLLVVGENRQTFDLEGDSGSLIILTSQCEEKPRPIGIIWGGTSNRGRMKLTSDHGPENWTTGVDLGRLLDRLELDLIITNESLKDAVQEQRNAFVAAVISAVGESSMVGVTAPEATSEEKGEEIFEPLGIKIQQLPRHDMISSTTEGEDASNRPSDMEEHQFISNFVGIFPVCRDQDAPRSIANLNNPSEEELAMSLHLGDREPKRLCLDPESNQDLEKRPRPDPESSLDLEKRPCSDPEPSLDLEKLPHYDPEPSIDLEK